One genomic window of Monodelphis domestica isolate mMonDom1 chromosome 1, mMonDom1.pri, whole genome shotgun sequence includes the following:
- the PANK1 gene encoding pantothenate kinase 1 isoform X3 — protein MKLINGKKQSFPWFGMDIGGTLVKLVYFEPKDITAEEEQEEVENLKSIRKYLTSNTAYGKTGIRDVHLELKNLTMCGRKGNLHFIRFPTCAMHRFIQMGSEKNFSSLHTTLCATGGGAFKFEEDFRMIADLQLHKLDELDCLIQGLLYVDSVGFNGKPECYYFEKPTDPEQCQKKPYCLDNPYPMLLVNMGSGVSILAVYSKDNYKRVTGTSLGGGTFLGLCCLLTGCETFEEALEMAAKGDSTNVDKLVKDIYGGDYERFGLQGSAVASSFGNMMSKEKRDAISKEDLARATLVTITNNIGSIARMCALNENIDRVVFVGNFLRINMVSMKLLAYAMDFWSKGQLKALFLEHEGYFGAVGALLELFKMTDDQ, from the exons cCTTCCCATGGTTTGGCATGGACATTGGTGGAACACTGGTTAAATTGGTCTATTTTGAGCCAAAAGACATTACAGCAGAGGAGGAGCAAGAGGAAGTGGAGAACTTGAAGAGTATAAGGAAATACTTGACTTCTAACACTGCATATGGGAAAACTGGGATTCGAGATGTGCATCTGGAACTAAAGAATCTGACCATGTGTGGGCGTAAAGGAAACCTGCACTTCATCCGATTTCCCACTTGTGCCATGCACAGGTTCATTCAGATGGGAAGTGAAAAGAACTTCTCCAGTCTTCATACCACCCTGTGTGCCACAGGAGGTGGGGCTTTCAAATTTGAAGAGGATTTTAGAATG ATTGCCGATCTGCAACTCCACAAGCTGGATGAATTGGACTGTTTGATTCAAGGTCTGCTTTATGTTGATTCCGTCGGCTTCAATGGCAAACCTGAGTGTTACTATTTTGAAAAACCTACAGATCCTGAACAGTGTCAAAAAAAGCCTTACTGCCTTGATAATCCATACCCTATGTTGCTGGTTAACATGGGCTCAGGTGTTAGCATCCTAGCAGTATATTCCAAGGACAACTATAAAAGAGTTACAGGGACCAG TCTTGGAGGTGGAACATTCCTAGGCCTGTGCTGTTTGCTGACTGGTTGTGAGACCTTTGAAGAAGCTCTGGAAATGGCAGCTAAAGGAGACAGCACCAATGTTGATAAGCTGGTGAAGGATATTTATGGAGGAGACTATGAACGATTTGGCCTTCAAGGATCTGCTGTAGCATCAAG CTTTGGCAACATGATGAGTAAAGAAAAACGAGATGCCATCAGCAAAGAGGACCTAGCCAGAGCGACTTTGGTCACCATTACAAATAACATCGGTTCCATTGCTCGGATGTGTGCCCTGAATGAG AACATTGACAGAGTGGTGTTTGTTGGGAatttccttagaatcaatatggtctCTATGAAGCTCTTAGCTTATGCCATGGATTTTTGGTCCAAAGGACAGCTAAAAGCCCTGTTCTTAGAACATGAG
- the PANK1 gene encoding pantothenate kinase 1 isoform X4, producing the protein MARNSIADLQLHKLDELDCLIQGLLYVDSVGFNGKPECYYFEKPTDPEQCQKKPYCLDNPYPMLLVNMGSGVSILAVYSKDNYKRVTGTSLGGGTFLGLCCLLTGCETFEEALEMAAKGDSTNVDKLVKDIYGGDYERFGLQGSAVASSFGNMMSKEKRDAISKEDLARATLVTITNNIGSIARMCALNENIDRVVFVGNFLRINMVSMKLLAYAMDFWSKGQLKALFLEHEGYFGAVGALLELFKMTDDQ; encoded by the exons ATTGCCGATCTGCAACTCCACAAGCTGGATGAATTGGACTGTTTGATTCAAGGTCTGCTTTATGTTGATTCCGTCGGCTTCAATGGCAAACCTGAGTGTTACTATTTTGAAAAACCTACAGATCCTGAACAGTGTCAAAAAAAGCCTTACTGCCTTGATAATCCATACCCTATGTTGCTGGTTAACATGGGCTCAGGTGTTAGCATCCTAGCAGTATATTCCAAGGACAACTATAAAAGAGTTACAGGGACCAG TCTTGGAGGTGGAACATTCCTAGGCCTGTGCTGTTTGCTGACTGGTTGTGAGACCTTTGAAGAAGCTCTGGAAATGGCAGCTAAAGGAGACAGCACCAATGTTGATAAGCTGGTGAAGGATATTTATGGAGGAGACTATGAACGATTTGGCCTTCAAGGATCTGCTGTAGCATCAAG CTTTGGCAACATGATGAGTAAAGAAAAACGAGATGCCATCAGCAAAGAGGACCTAGCCAGAGCGACTTTGGTCACCATTACAAATAACATCGGTTCCATTGCTCGGATGTGTGCCCTGAATGAG AACATTGACAGAGTGGTGTTTGTTGGGAatttccttagaatcaatatggtctCTATGAAGCTCTTAGCTTATGCCATGGATTTTTGGTCCAAAGGACAGCTAAAAGCCCTGTTCTTAGAACATGAG